Proteins from a single region of Nocardioides anomalus:
- a CDS encoding DNA topoisomerase IB codes for MPRLRRTSPDQPGWTRRRAGKGFVYLDGKGARLPEDEAQRVRDLVIPPAWKDVWITPYANGHLQAVGTDDKGRRQYLYHPAWRERRDAEKFDRMLLFGKAMTKARERVIVDLGLEGMPLERACAAAVRLLDLGYFRIGNDVYADENGSFGLTTIERRHVRRFQDALVFKFTGKSGVDHEIRIDDKVVIEAIEIMRKRRSGDDSRLLSYRNGRAWKSLIPDLVNDYVRETTGLQATAKDFRTWHATVLAAAALAQSAEPAQTNASRKRAVAAAMKEVSSFLGNTPTLARTSYVDPRVVDAYERGKTIVKATGKTYANSDERQAALEKATLRLLKEYE; via the coding sequence GTGCCCCGCCTGCGCCGTACCTCGCCCGACCAGCCCGGCTGGACCCGCCGGCGCGCCGGCAAGGGGTTCGTCTACCTCGACGGCAAGGGCGCCCGGCTGCCCGAGGACGAGGCGCAGCGGGTCCGCGACCTGGTGATCCCGCCCGCGTGGAAGGACGTGTGGATCACGCCCTACGCCAACGGCCACCTCCAGGCCGTCGGCACCGACGACAAGGGCCGGCGCCAGTACCTCTACCACCCGGCCTGGCGCGAGCGGCGCGACGCGGAGAAGTTCGACCGGATGCTGTTGTTCGGCAAGGCCATGACCAAGGCCCGCGAGCGCGTCATCGTCGACCTCGGCCTCGAGGGCATGCCGCTGGAGCGGGCGTGCGCGGCCGCCGTACGCCTGCTCGACCTCGGCTACTTCCGCATCGGCAACGACGTGTACGCCGACGAGAACGGCAGCTTCGGCCTCACCACCATCGAGCGCCGGCACGTGCGCCGCTTCCAGGACGCGCTGGTCTTCAAGTTCACCGGCAAGTCCGGCGTGGACCACGAGATCCGCATCGACGACAAGGTGGTCATCGAGGCCATCGAGATCATGCGCAAGCGGCGCAGCGGCGACGACTCCCGGCTGCTGTCCTACCGCAACGGCCGCGCCTGGAAGTCGCTGATCCCCGACCTGGTCAACGACTACGTCCGCGAGACCACCGGCCTGCAGGCCACGGCCAAGGACTTCCGCACCTGGCACGCCACCGTGCTCGCCGCCGCCGCCCTGGCCCAGTCCGCCGAGCCCGCCCAGACCAACGCCTCGCGCAAGCGCGCGGTCGCCGCCGCCATGAAGGAGGTCAGCTCCTTCCTCGGCAACACCCCGACCCTCGCGCGCACGTCGTACGTCGACCCGCGCGTCGTCGACGCCTACGAGCGCGGCAAGACCATCGTCAAGGCGACCGGCAAGACCTACGCCAACAGCGACGAGCGACAGGCGGCGCTGGAGAAGGCGACGCTGAGGCTGCTCAAGGAGTACGAGTAG
- a CDS encoding ABC transporter ATP-binding protein, with translation MLVRLLRSGLAPYKPWLAAIVALQFTATVAMLYLPSLNADIIDRGVAVGDTDFILRTGAVMLGISLLQILCSVVAVACSARTAMSFGRDLRATVFRRVGAFSGREVAQFGAPSLITRNTNDVQQVQMLTLLTCSLAVQVPIMMVGGIVMAMREDLGLSWLLAIVVPALFVSVGLVVSRMVPSFRQVQARIDDVNRIMREQISGIRVVRAFVREPYERERFGEANDGLTEVSVRAGRWMASMFPLVMLVVNVSSVAVIWFGGHRVDDGQMQVGALTAFLSYLMQILMSVMMGTFMLMQIPRSAVCADRIGEVLDTAPSVVPPERGVTQLQGRGRLDLEDVSFTYPGADQPVLCDVSLSARPGQTVAIIGSTGAGKSTLVNLVPRLFDATSGSVRIDGVDVRDVDPESLWSRIGLVPQQAFLFTGTVRSNLLHGKPDATDEELWHALEVAQGRDFVERMPEGLDAPIVQGGTNVSGGQRQRLAIARALVRRPEIYLFDDAFSALDLSTDARLRAALRPETRDATVVVVAQRVSTIRDADLILVLEDGRVVGRGTHEELLADNATYQEIVTSQLTAEEAA, from the coding sequence ATGCTGGTCCGCCTGCTCAGGAGCGGCCTGGCGCCGTACAAGCCGTGGCTGGCCGCGATCGTGGCCCTGCAGTTCACGGCGACGGTGGCGATGCTCTACCTGCCGAGCCTGAACGCCGACATCATCGACCGTGGGGTCGCGGTCGGCGACACCGACTTCATCCTGCGCACGGGCGCGGTGATGCTGGGCATCTCGCTGCTGCAGATCCTGTGCAGCGTGGTGGCGGTGGCGTGCTCGGCGCGCACGGCGATGTCGTTCGGGCGCGACCTGCGGGCCACGGTGTTCCGGCGCGTCGGTGCGTTCAGCGGTCGCGAGGTCGCGCAGTTCGGCGCGCCGTCGCTCATCACGCGCAACACCAACGACGTGCAGCAGGTGCAGATGCTGACCCTGCTGACCTGCTCGCTGGCGGTGCAGGTGCCGATCATGATGGTCGGCGGCATCGTGATGGCGATGCGCGAGGACCTCGGGCTCTCCTGGCTGCTGGCGATCGTGGTGCCGGCGCTGTTCGTCTCGGTCGGGCTCGTGGTCAGCCGGATGGTCCCGAGCTTCCGGCAGGTGCAGGCGCGCATCGACGACGTGAACCGGATCATGCGTGAGCAGATCAGCGGCATCCGGGTGGTGCGGGCCTTCGTGCGCGAGCCGTACGAGCGGGAGCGGTTCGGCGAGGCCAACGACGGGCTGACCGAGGTCTCGGTCCGGGCCGGGCGGTGGATGGCGTCGATGTTCCCGCTGGTGATGCTGGTCGTGAACGTCTCCAGCGTCGCGGTGATCTGGTTCGGCGGCCACCGGGTGGACGACGGGCAGATGCAGGTCGGGGCGCTGACGGCGTTCCTCAGCTACCTCATGCAGATCCTCATGAGCGTGATGATGGGGACGTTCATGCTCATGCAGATCCCGCGCTCGGCGGTCTGCGCCGACCGGATCGGCGAGGTCCTCGACACCGCGCCGAGCGTGGTGCCGCCGGAGCGTGGGGTGACCCAGCTGCAGGGCAGGGGCCGGCTCGACCTCGAGGACGTCAGCTTCACCTACCCGGGGGCGGACCAGCCGGTGCTGTGCGACGTGAGCCTGAGCGCGAGGCCGGGTCAGACCGTGGCCATCATCGGCTCGACCGGCGCCGGCAAGTCCACGCTCGTCAACCTGGTGCCGCGGCTCTTCGACGCCACGTCCGGCTCGGTCAGGATCGACGGCGTCGACGTGCGCGACGTCGACCCGGAGTCCCTGTGGTCGCGGATCGGGCTGGTGCCGCAGCAGGCGTTCCTGTTCACCGGCACGGTGCGCAGCAACCTGCTGCACGGCAAGCCGGACGCGACCGACGAGGAGCTCTGGCACGCCCTCGAGGTGGCCCAGGGACGCGATTTCGTGGAGCGGATGCCCGAGGGGCTGGACGCCCCGATCGTCCAGGGGGGCACCAACGTCAGCGGCGGCCAGCGCCAGCGGCTGGCCATCGCGCGGGCGCTGGTGCGCCGACCCGAGATCTACCTCTTCGACGACGCGTTCTCCGCGCTCGACCTGAGCACCGACGCCCGGCTGCGGGCGGCGCTGCGCCCCGAGACCCGCGACGCCACCGTCGTCGTGGTGGCCCAGCGCGTCTCCACCATCCGTGACGCCGACCTGATCCTCGTCCTCGAGGACGGTCGCGTCGTCGGTCGCGGCACCCACGAGGAGCTGCTCGCCGACAACGCGACGTACCAGGAGATCGTCACCTCCCAGCTCACCGCCGAGGAGGCGGCATGA
- the serC gene encoding phosphoserine transaminase: MTDAPRIPTDLLPRDGRFGAGPSKIQPGHLDALAATGRSLMGTSHRQAPVRELVGRVKDGLAAFFSLPDGYEVVLGNGGATAFWDVATYGLIETRSQHLTFGEFSSKFATAAKAAPWLDEPSVIGSEPGTHPTAVAEGGVDAYAWAHNETSTAVMAPVVRPTGADDGALVLIDATSGAGGLPVDLTESDVYYFAPQKSFASDGGIWLATFSPAAVERAERIAASGRHVPAFFSLTTALEQSRLNQTYNTPAVATLFLMAEQLDWMNSNGGLDGMVARTTESSSTLYGWAEASEHAFPYVADPADRSLVIGTIDFNEGIDAARIAAVLRENGIVDTEPYRKLGRNQLRIAMYPAIDPDDVAALTACIDWVIERL; encoded by the coding sequence GTGACCGACGCGCCGAGGATCCCCACCGACCTGCTGCCGCGCGACGGGCGCTTCGGTGCCGGGCCGTCCAAGATCCAGCCCGGGCACCTCGACGCCCTCGCCGCCACCGGCCGCTCGCTCATGGGCACCTCGCACCGGCAGGCGCCGGTGCGCGAGCTCGTCGGCCGGGTCAAAGACGGGCTCGCCGCCTTCTTCTCGCTGCCCGACGGCTACGAGGTCGTGCTCGGCAACGGCGGCGCGACGGCGTTCTGGGACGTCGCGACGTACGGCCTGATCGAGACCAGGAGCCAGCACCTGACCTTCGGGGAGTTCTCCTCCAAGTTCGCGACCGCCGCGAAGGCCGCCCCCTGGCTGGACGAGCCCTCGGTCATCGGCTCCGAGCCCGGCACCCACCCCACCGCCGTCGCCGAGGGCGGCGTCGACGCCTACGCCTGGGCCCACAACGAGACCTCGACCGCCGTCATGGCCCCCGTCGTCCGCCCCACCGGCGCCGACGACGGCGCCCTGGTCCTCATCGACGCCACCTCCGGCGCCGGCGGCCTGCCCGTCGACCTCACCGAGTCCGACGTCTACTACTTCGCGCCGCAGAAGTCCTTCGCCTCCGACGGCGGGATCTGGCTGGCGACGTTCTCCCCCGCCGCCGTCGAGCGCGCCGAGCGCATCGCCGCCTCCGGCCGCCACGTCCCGGCGTTCTTCAGCCTCACCACCGCCCTCGAGCAGTCGCGGCTCAACCAGACCTACAACACCCCCGCCGTGGCCACGCTGTTCCTCATGGCCGAGCAGCTGGACTGGATGAACAGCAACGGCGGCCTCGACGGCATGGTCGCGCGCACCACCGAGTCCTCCTCGACGCTGTACGGCTGGGCGGAGGCCTCCGAGCACGCCTTCCCGTACGTCGCCGATCCCGCCGACCGCTCGCTGGTCATCGGCACCATCGACTTCAACGAGGGCATCGACGCCGCCCGCATCGCCGCCGTGCTGCGCGAGAACGGCATCGTCGACACCGAGCCCTACCGCAAGCTCGGCCGCAACCAGCTCCGCATCGCGATGTACCCCGCCATCGACCCCGACGACGTCGCCGCGCTCACGGCCTGCATCGACTGGGTGATCGAGCGGCTCTGA
- a CDS encoding citrate synthase 2, with the protein MADDGGAEVEVHEGLEGVVAFRTEIAEPDKEGSALRYRGVDIEDIVGRVPFENVWGLLVDGAYTPGLPPAEPYNIAIHTGDVRADVQASVAMLAPMLGMGQTYDISDEQARLDLSRVAVMVLSYAAQSARGLGKHVVPQSEVDQGGTLAEKFLIRWRGEADPSHVRAIDAYWSSAAEHGMNASTFTARVITSTGADVAAAFSGAIGAMSGPLHGGAPSRVLGMIEAVEKSGDAEGYVKKLLDDGERLMGFGHRVYRAEDPRARVLRRTARELDAPRYEVAEALEKAALAELRTRRPDRVLETNVEFWAAIVLDFAEVPANMFTSMFTCARTGGWSAHILEQKKTGRLIRPSAIYTGPGTRPASDVEGWQAEWAE; encoded by the coding sequence ATGGCTGATGACGGTGGTGCTGAGGTAGAGGTGCACGAGGGTCTCGAGGGCGTCGTCGCCTTCCGGACCGAGATCGCCGAGCCCGACAAGGAGGGCTCCGCGCTGCGCTACCGCGGCGTGGACATCGAGGACATCGTCGGGCGGGTGCCGTTCGAGAACGTCTGGGGCCTGCTGGTCGACGGCGCCTACACGCCGGGCCTGCCGCCGGCCGAGCCGTACAACATCGCCATCCACACCGGCGACGTCCGCGCCGACGTCCAGGCCTCCGTCGCGATGCTCGCGCCGATGCTCGGCATGGGCCAGACCTACGACATCAGCGACGAGCAGGCCCGCCTCGACCTCTCCCGGGTCGCGGTCATGGTCTTGTCGTACGCCGCGCAGTCGGCCCGCGGGCTGGGCAAGCACGTCGTCCCGCAGAGCGAGGTCGACCAGGGCGGCACGCTCGCGGAGAAGTTCCTCATCCGCTGGCGCGGCGAGGCCGACCCGAGCCACGTCAGGGCCATCGACGCCTACTGGTCCTCGGCGGCCGAGCACGGCATGAACGCCTCGACCTTCACCGCCCGCGTCATCACCTCCACCGGCGCCGACGTCGCGGCGGCGTTCTCCGGCGCCATCGGCGCGATGTCCGGCCCGCTGCACGGCGGCGCGCCGTCCCGCGTGCTCGGCATGATCGAGGCGGTCGAGAAGTCCGGCGACGCCGAGGGCTACGTCAAGAAGCTCCTCGACGACGGCGAGCGCCTCATGGGCTTCGGCCACCGCGTCTACCGCGCCGAGGACCCCCGCGCCCGCGTGCTGCGCCGTACGGCGCGCGAGCTCGACGCCCCGCGCTACGAGGTCGCCGAGGCGCTCGAGAAGGCCGCCCTGGCCGAGCTCCGCACCCGCCGTCCCGACCGCGTGCTGGAGACCAACGTCGAGTTCTGGGCGGCCATCGTCCTGGACTTCGCCGAGGTGCCGGCGAACATGTTCACCTCGATGTTCACCTGCGCCCGCACCGGCGGCTGGTCCGCGCACATCCTCGAGCAGAAGAAGACCGGCCGACTGATCCGCCCGTCGGCGATCTACACCGGCCCCGGAACCCGCCCGGCCTCGGACGTCGAGGGCTGGCAGGCGGAGTGGGCGGAGTAG
- a CDS encoding SDR family oxidoreductase: MARIFVTGSADGLGLGVGRLLLERGHEVVLHARDERRADDVRAAAPGVADVLVGDVATLSAMVDVAQQANASGRFDAVVHNVAIGHRSSTRTETADGLLTTWAVNVLAPYVLTALLQRPDRLVYLSSGMHLGGDPSLQDVQWTRRRWNGAGAYSDSKLHDVLLALAVARRWPDVVTNAVSPGWVATRMGGAAAPDSFEEGVDTQAWLAEGGDAEARLSGRYLFHRRPGDLHPRAHDEALQDGLLALCAEASGVALS, encoded by the coding sequence GTGGCCCGCATCTTCGTCACCGGCTCGGCCGACGGGCTGGGCCTCGGGGTCGGCCGGCTGCTGCTCGAGCGGGGCCACGAGGTGGTCCTGCACGCGCGCGACGAGCGTCGTGCGGACGACGTGCGAGCCGCCGCGCCGGGCGTCGCCGACGTCCTGGTCGGCGATGTCGCGACCCTCTCGGCCATGGTCGACGTGGCCCAGCAGGCCAACGCCTCGGGTCGCTTCGACGCGGTGGTGCACAACGTCGCGATCGGCCACCGGTCGTCCACCCGCACCGAGACCGCCGACGGCCTGCTCACCACCTGGGCGGTCAACGTGCTTGCGCCGTACGTCCTCACCGCGCTGCTGCAGCGCCCCGACCGGCTGGTCTACCTCAGCTCCGGCATGCACCTCGGTGGCGACCCGAGCCTGCAGGACGTCCAGTGGACCCGCCGCCGGTGGAACGGCGCCGGCGCCTACTCCGACTCCAAGCTGCACGACGTGCTCCTCGCGCTCGCCGTCGCCCGGCGCTGGCCGGACGTCGTCACGAACGCCGTCAGCCCCGGGTGGGTGGCCACGCGGATGGGCGGCGCGGCTGCGCCGGACTCGTTCGAGGAGGGCGTCGACACCCAGGCGTGGCTGGCCGAGGGCGGCGACGCCGAGGCGCGGCTGAGCGGGCGGTACCTGTTCCACCGGCGGCCGGGTGACCTGCACCCGCGGGCCCACGACGAGGCGCTGCAGGACGGGTTGCTGGCGCTGTGCGCCGAGGCTTCCGGAGTGGCCCTGTCCTGA
- a CDS encoding macro domain-containing protein, translated as MRVTAVQGDITRQEVDAVVNAANNGMRGGGGVDGAIHRAGGPAVLEDCIARFPRGLATGDAGWTTAGDLPARWVIHVVGPNRNAGQTDRGLLLSCYRRALTVADEIGARTVAFPLISAGVYGWPKDDAIAAPLEVFAAADTAVQEARIVAFDRATYDLVVAALPGRED; from the coding sequence GTGAGGGTCACGGCGGTCCAGGGCGACATCACCCGGCAAGAGGTCGACGCGGTCGTCAACGCCGCCAACAACGGCATGCGCGGGGGCGGAGGTGTCGACGGCGCCATCCACCGTGCCGGCGGACCGGCCGTGCTCGAGGACTGCATCGCGCGGTTCCCGCGCGGCCTGGCCACCGGCGACGCCGGCTGGACCACGGCCGGCGACCTGCCGGCGCGCTGGGTGATCCACGTGGTCGGGCCGAACCGCAACGCCGGGCAGACCGACCGCGGGCTGCTGCTGTCGTGCTACCGGCGGGCGCTCACGGTCGCGGACGAGATCGGTGCGCGCACGGTGGCGTTCCCGCTGATCAGCGCGGGCGTCTACGGCTGGCCCAAGGACGACGCCATCGCCGCGCCCCTCGAGGTGTTCGCCGCCGCGGACACCGCGGTGCAGGAGGCCCGGATCGTGGCCTTCGACCGGGCGACCTACGACCTGGTCGTCGCTGCGCTCCCCGGCCGCGAGGACTGA
- the pdxH gene encoding pyridoxamine 5'-phosphate oxidase gives MTDALDSVAAARAEYTRGGLVEDDLLPDPVAMFRRWYDDAHEAGLHEPNAMVVATATADGVPSSRFVLLKGVSEDGFVFYTNTTSRKGSELAENPHCALLFPWYPLERQVRVDGTAELLPRSAVDQYFAVRPRGSQLGAWASHQSSVVAGREELSASYDEAEQRYEGGDVPTPEEWGGYLVRPEAFEFWQGRPGRMHDRLVYRRTDGGWRTERLAP, from the coding sequence GTGACGGATGCGCTCGACTCGGTGGCTGCCGCCCGCGCGGAGTACACCCGCGGCGGGCTCGTGGAGGACGACCTGCTGCCCGACCCGGTCGCCATGTTCCGGCGCTGGTACGACGACGCGCACGAGGCCGGGCTGCACGAGCCCAACGCGATGGTCGTGGCCACCGCGACGGCCGACGGCGTGCCCTCGTCGCGGTTCGTGCTGCTCAAGGGCGTCTCCGAGGACGGCTTCGTCTTCTACACCAACACCACGTCGCGCAAGGGCAGCGAGCTGGCGGAGAACCCGCACTGCGCGCTGCTGTTCCCGTGGTACCCGCTCGAGCGCCAGGTCCGGGTCGACGGCACCGCCGAGCTGCTGCCCCGCTCGGCGGTCGACCAGTACTTCGCGGTCCGGCCCCGCGGCTCCCAGCTCGGCGCGTGGGCCTCGCACCAGTCGTCGGTCGTGGCCGGTCGCGAGGAGCTGAGCGCGTCGTACGACGAGGCGGAGCAGCGCTACGAGGGCGGCGACGTCCCGACCCCCGAGGAGTGGGGCGGCTACCTGGTGCGGCCCGAGGCCTTCGAGTTCTGGCAGGGCCGGCCCGGCCGGATGCACGACCGGCTCGTCTACCGGCGTACCGACGGCGGCTGGCGCACGGAGCGGCTCGCGCCCTGA
- a CDS encoding GNAT family N-acetyltransferase: MADQAADQAAEQAAQQADGLELVRVGYGHPDAMRLIEEVQAEYVARYGGRDETPLDPLMFEPPQGSFWVAYLPLGGVRGPVATGAWRRHEDVEVFGTTRTAEIKRMYVVPAAQRRGLARRVLAHLESDAAASGAEAMILETGLAQPEAIALYESAGYVRIAPFGHYRDAPLNRCFAKPLTASLST; encoded by the coding sequence TTGGCTGATCAGGCGGCTGATCAGGCGGCTGAGCAGGCGGCTCAGCAGGCGGACGGGCTCGAGCTCGTGCGGGTGGGCTACGGCCACCCCGACGCGATGCGGCTGATCGAGGAGGTCCAGGCGGAGTACGTCGCGCGCTACGGCGGGCGCGACGAGACGCCGCTGGACCCGCTGATGTTCGAGCCGCCGCAGGGCAGCTTCTGGGTCGCCTACCTGCCGCTCGGCGGGGTGCGCGGCCCGGTCGCCACCGGCGCCTGGCGCCGGCACGAGGACGTCGAGGTCTTCGGCACGACCCGGACGGCCGAGATCAAGCGGATGTACGTCGTCCCGGCCGCCCAGCGCCGCGGCCTGGCCCGGCGCGTGCTGGCCCACCTGGAGTCCGACGCCGCGGCCAGCGGGGCCGAGGCGATGATCCTGGAGACCGGGCTGGCGCAGCCGGAGGCGATCGCGCTGTACGAGTCGGCCGGCTACGTGCGCATCGCGCCGTTCGGCCACTACCGGGACGCCCCGCTCAACCGCTGCTTCGCCAAGCCGCTGACCGCTAGCCTCTCCACCTGA
- a CDS encoding SDR family NAD(P)-dependent oxidoreductase, with the protein MGGVAERFSGRHAVVTGAGSGIGAALSRALVAAGAHVVCADLDLAAAERTAASTTGPGTARAARLDVTDAAAVRTLLETVEPLDLLFNNAGISIGGETQELTLEHWDTIIDVNIRGVVHGVHAAYPRMVARGSGHIVNTASMGGLMAAGLLTSYVMTKHAVVGLSLALRSEAAAHGVGVTAVCPSAVDTPILDKGAVGRFHGRDYFLKGQGVRHPLDPAVLADQVLEAVADDRPLLVTPRTARIAWRIGRLSPRFVAWSSVRFVAKQRRLQARRAARSA; encoded by the coding sequence GTGGGCGGAGTAGCCGAGCGCTTCTCGGGGCGCCACGCCGTCGTCACCGGCGCCGGCTCCGGCATCGGTGCCGCCCTCTCGCGAGCGCTGGTCGCGGCCGGCGCCCACGTGGTCTGCGCCGACCTCGACCTGGCCGCCGCCGAGCGGACCGCGGCCTCGACGACCGGCCCCGGCACCGCCCGCGCCGCCCGCCTCGACGTGACCGACGCGGCCGCCGTCCGGACCCTGCTGGAGACGGTCGAGCCGCTCGACCTGCTGTTCAACAACGCCGGCATCTCGATCGGCGGGGAGACCCAGGAGCTCACGCTCGAGCACTGGGACACGATCATCGACGTCAACATCCGCGGCGTCGTGCACGGCGTGCACGCGGCGTACCCGCGGATGGTCGCCCGGGGCTCGGGCCACATCGTCAACACCGCCTCGATGGGCGGGCTGATGGCCGCCGGCCTGCTCACGTCGTACGTCATGACCAAGCACGCGGTGGTCGGCCTCTCCCTGGCCCTGCGCTCGGAGGCGGCGGCGCACGGCGTCGGGGTGACGGCCGTCTGCCCGTCCGCCGTCGACACCCCGATCCTCGACAAGGGCGCGGTGGGGCGGTTCCACGGTCGCGACTACTTCCTCAAGGGTCAGGGCGTGCGCCATCCGCTCGACCCGGCCGTCCTGGCCGACCAGGTGCTCGAGGCGGTCGCGGACGACCGGCCGCTGCTGGTCACCCCGCGCACCGCCCGGATCGCGTGGCGGATCGGCCGGCTCTCGCCACGGTTCGTGGCCTGGTCCTCGGTCCGGTTCGTGGCCAAGCAGCGTCGCCTGCAGGCCCGGCGCGCGGCCCGCTCGGCCTGA
- a CDS encoding ribosomal L7/L12 family protein — translation MGIFGGSAQDDVDLRALRDRVSRLEATVVSLQAQLAALSVAPTAAAAGAAPAAGSAWLDEVRQLKASGKLIPAIKLYREHTGVGLKEAKDTVEAMV, via the coding sequence ATGGGCATCTTCGGTGGCTCCGCGCAGGACGACGTGGACCTGCGCGCGCTCCGGGACCGGGTGAGCCGGCTCGAGGCGACGGTGGTCTCGCTCCAGGCCCAGCTCGCGGCGCTGAGCGTCGCCCCGACGGCCGCCGCCGCCGGTGCCGCGCCCGCCGCCGGCAGCGCGTGGCTCGACGAGGTCCGCCAGCTCAAGGCGAGCGGCAAGCTCATCCCCGCCATCAAGCTCTACCGCGAGCACACCGGGGTCGGCCTCAAGGAGGCCAAGGACACCGTCGAGGCGATGGTCTGA
- a CDS encoding GNAT family N-acetyltransferase — protein sequence MRLEPVTEEHLPLLVELNADPEVMRWLLGRPATPEETAAEWRQRLERQSDPARGLGYWAGFEDDAFLGWWSASSFAHDPSLAGLGYRLARSAWGRGLATEGARAMVARAFAVPDVTRVGATTRAANTGSRRVLSKAGLRHVDTDDGEVAYVLTREEWAARDD from the coding sequence ATGCGCCTCGAGCCGGTCACCGAGGAGCACCTCCCCCTGCTCGTCGAGCTGAACGCCGACCCGGAGGTGATGCGCTGGCTGCTGGGACGCCCGGCGACCCCGGAGGAGACGGCCGCCGAGTGGCGCCAGCGACTGGAGCGCCAGTCCGACCCGGCCCGCGGGCTGGGCTACTGGGCCGGCTTCGAGGACGACGCCTTCCTCGGCTGGTGGTCGGCCTCGTCCTTCGCCCACGACCCGAGCCTCGCCGGCCTCGGCTACCGCCTGGCCCGCTCGGCGTGGGGCCGGGGACTCGCCACCGAGGGTGCCCGCGCGATGGTGGCGCGCGCCTTCGCCGTGCCCGACGTGACGCGGGTGGGCGCGACGACCAGGGCCGCGAACACCGGCTCGCGTCGCGTCCTGAGCAAGGCCGGGCTGCGGCACGTGGACACCGACGACGGCGAGGTCGCCTACGTCCTCACCCGCGAGGAGTGGGCGGCCCGCGACGACTGA
- a CDS encoding TetR/AcrR family transcriptional regulator: protein MTPTEMRRAVRRERARAKPMSPEERLDRLVDTTLTLLREHGRSVTTRQIAEAAGVAEGTIFRVVDSKDELVERAITRAFEPGALIERIQEIDLAQPLPARLVTLVAILQQRFRATFELMRKVGMVRPADSAHDSPEAVELREYVHALLEGVVGEDRALLSVPVRDFVHRLRLMTFAGSHPLIADGELLAPEEIVDTLLHGLLRKESES from the coding sequence GTGACACCCACCGAGATGCGCCGCGCGGTGCGCCGTGAGCGCGCGCGGGCCAAGCCCATGTCGCCGGAGGAGCGGCTGGACCGGCTCGTCGACACGACGCTGACGCTGCTGCGGGAGCACGGGCGGTCGGTGACGACGCGGCAGATCGCGGAGGCGGCCGGTGTGGCGGAGGGGACCATCTTCCGGGTCGTGGACTCCAAGGACGAGCTGGTCGAGCGGGCGATCACGCGGGCGTTCGAGCCGGGGGCGCTGATCGAGCGGATCCAGGAGATCGACCTGGCGCAGCCGTTGCCCGCGCGGCTCGTGACGCTGGTCGCGATCCTGCAGCAGCGGTTCCGGGCGACGTTCGAGCTGATGCGCAAGGTCGGGATGGTCCGGCCGGCGGACTCGGCGCACGACAGCCCGGAGGCCGTGGAGCTGCGCGAGTACGTCCACGCCCTGCTCGAGGGCGTGGTGGGGGAGGACCGGGCGCTGCTCTCGGTGCCGGTGCGCGACTTCGTGCACCGGCTGCGGCTGATGACGTTCGCGGGGAGCCACCCGCTCATCGCGGACGGCGAACTGCTGGCCCCGGAGGAGATCGTGGACACGCTGCTGCACGGGCTGCTGCGCAAGGAGAGTGAGAGCTGA